Proteins co-encoded in one Bradyrhizobium sp. 170 genomic window:
- the fhuB gene encoding Fe(3+)-hydroxamate ABC transporter permease FhuB, protein MSKVDALPVRSGIAMHPAMLIGLLFAAAVAMTWRHLSGFLPATAWLPVLWRPEITDPQQMLVHYTVFPRIAVALLSGAALGLAGTVCQQVLRNPLAEPSTLGVLNGAYLALTVTTLWAPSLLAFGREWIALIGGFAAFLCVFGLTWRRALSPVVLVLAGLIVAYYCAVTTQALVLLNHEYLIGLFIWGAGFLNQQDWNNVAFLAPRFIISFVLIAAMVRPLTLLGFDDETARNLGLGLTGARVCALGIAIALSASVVSVVGIMGFVGLAAPAIVMLSGARRFRDRLIWAPLCGALLLWLTDELVLLIPPGYREMPAGAATALIGAPMLLLLLPRLRATAPVSNLTPSVPLRLDHPWRVILFGLALLLLVVWIALAVGVGSEGWSWSGLAGIQEFLPWRWPRVVSALAAGATLAVAGTLLQRMTGNPMAAPEVMGISYGAAMGVLVLLYLLPSHTRVAQIAGGGIGAFIVLGLVLLFSRRSEFSPERVLLAGVAMSAAFGAIMAMVLATGDPRIGMLLSLLAGSLYQIGPTEAAILAAAAIVLLAMVPMLSRWLDILPLGSAASRSVGVPMARSRIVIMLLTALLTATATLMVGLLSLVGFIAPHMARMMGAQRALHQAALAALIGATLMVFADWAGRMVIFPFQMPAGIFAMMLAGPYLVWLLRPRRT, encoded by the coding sequence ATGAGCAAGGTTGACGCGCTGCCCGTCCGTTCCGGAATTGCGATGCATCCTGCGATGCTGATCGGTTTGCTGTTTGCGGCCGCCGTCGCAATGACGTGGCGTCATCTGTCGGGATTTCTGCCGGCCACCGCATGGTTGCCGGTGCTGTGGCGGCCCGAGATCACGGACCCGCAGCAGATGCTCGTGCATTACACCGTCTTTCCACGAATAGCCGTGGCCTTGCTCAGCGGGGCGGCCCTTGGCCTGGCAGGCACGGTCTGTCAGCAGGTGCTGCGCAATCCGCTTGCTGAACCGAGCACCCTCGGTGTCTTGAATGGAGCCTATCTCGCGCTGACCGTGACAACCTTGTGGGCGCCGTCGCTGCTTGCCTTCGGCCGCGAGTGGATCGCGTTGATAGGCGGCTTCGCCGCGTTCCTGTGCGTGTTCGGTCTCACCTGGCGCCGTGCGCTGTCGCCGGTCGTGCTGGTGCTTGCCGGGCTGATCGTCGCCTACTACTGCGCCGTGACGACCCAGGCGCTGGTGTTGCTCAACCACGAATACCTGATCGGCCTGTTCATCTGGGGCGCGGGTTTCCTCAACCAGCAGGACTGGAACAACGTCGCATTCCTTGCGCCGCGTTTCATCATTTCCTTCGTACTCATCGCGGCGATGGTCCGCCCGCTGACCTTGCTCGGCTTCGATGACGAGACCGCGCGCAATCTTGGCCTCGGATTGACCGGCGCGCGGGTCTGCGCGCTTGGTATCGCGATCGCGCTCAGCGCTTCGGTTGTCAGCGTGGTCGGCATAATGGGCTTTGTGGGCCTTGCCGCGCCGGCCATCGTCATGCTGTCAGGCGCGCGCCGTTTTCGCGACCGGCTGATTTGGGCGCCACTTTGCGGCGCCCTGCTGCTGTGGCTGACGGATGAGCTTGTATTGCTGATCCCGCCCGGCTACCGCGAAATGCCGGCTGGCGCCGCGACGGCCCTGATCGGCGCGCCGATGTTGCTTTTGTTGCTGCCGCGGCTACGGGCCACCGCGCCGGTAAGCAACCTCACGCCATCCGTTCCACTACGCCTTGACCATCCCTGGCGAGTGATCCTGTTCGGCCTGGCCTTGCTGTTGCTCGTGGTCTGGATCGCGCTTGCCGTCGGGGTAGGGTCAGAAGGCTGGAGCTGGAGCGGTCTGGCCGGCATCCAGGAATTTCTGCCGTGGCGCTGGCCGCGTGTGGTGTCGGCATTGGCGGCGGGGGCCACGCTGGCGGTGGCCGGCACGCTGCTGCAACGCATGACCGGGAATCCAATGGCGGCTCCGGAGGTGATGGGGATCAGCTACGGCGCCGCGATGGGTGTGCTCGTTCTCCTTTATCTTCTTCCCTCCCACACACGCGTAGCGCAGATTGCAGGCGGCGGGATCGGAGCCTTCATCGTGCTCGGGCTGGTTCTGCTGTTCAGCCGGCGGTCCGAATTCAGTCCGGAGCGTGTGCTGCTGGCGGGCGTCGCCATGAGCGCGGCGTTCGGCGCGATCATGGCCATGGTGCTTGCGACCGGTGATCCCCGCATCGGCATGCTGCTGTCGTTGCTGGCGGGATCGCTTTATCAGATCGGTCCGACCGAGGCCGCGATACTGGCCGCCGCCGCCATCGTCCTGCTGGCTATGGTGCCGATGTTGTCACGCTGGCTCGACATCCTGCCGCTCGGCTCTGCGGCGTCGCGTTCGGTGGGCGTGCCTATGGCGAGAAGTCGAATTGTCATCATGCTGCTGACCGCGTTGTTGACGGCGACCGCGACACTGATGGTTGGTCTTCTAAGCCTGGTCGGTTTCATCGCGCCGCATATGGCGCGGATGATGGGGGCGCAACGCGCGCTTCACCAGGCGGCGCTGGCCGCGCTGATTGGCGCCACCCTGATGGTCTTCGCGGATTGGGCCGGGCGGATGGTGATATTTCCGTTCCAGATGCCGGCCGGCATCTTCGCGATGATGCTCGCCGGGCCTTATCTGGTTTGGCTATTGCGCCCGCGGCGAACATGA
- a CDS encoding ABC transporter substrate-binding protein: protein MNKKSVIASDHRPSRRDVLTAGLSLGGGVLLGTWPLDATQAATSQHGPRVAALGWACAQTLLALGVVPLVVPEIERYGRLVVEPAIPSSVQEIGLRSEPNLELLQSFAPDIIIIDPSITAAIPRLKLIAPVEVFTIFKPGRHPLETARSSTMELAQRVGVQAACEAYLARFDAAMTGYREQLRNRGGKPLYLVSEIARNRALVFGPNSLYQEVLSQFGLKNAWTGQSGPWGHTSVGLEVLAAVPDARLILMSSRVADIEALLTSSPVLRTLPFLRSGRLTVLGNQFFYGGVPAAERFARLLAERLPQENNEQG, encoded by the coding sequence ATGAACAAGAAGTCTGTCATTGCTTCCGATCATCGGCCGTCGCGCCGCGATGTTCTCACCGCAGGCCTGAGCCTTGGCGGCGGCGTGCTGCTCGGCACTTGGCCACTGGACGCAACACAAGCCGCCACGTCTCAACACGGGCCGCGCGTTGCCGCGCTCGGTTGGGCCTGTGCGCAGACGCTGTTGGCGCTCGGTGTCGTGCCGCTGGTCGTTCCGGAGATCGAGCGCTACGGCAGGCTCGTCGTCGAGCCGGCTATTCCTTCAAGCGTTCAGGAAATAGGGTTACGTTCGGAGCCAAATCTCGAACTGCTGCAGAGCTTCGCGCCTGATATTATCATCATCGATCCCAGCATCACTGCGGCAATACCCCGCCTCAAGCTGATCGCCCCGGTCGAGGTCTTTACGATTTTCAAGCCCGGCCGGCATCCCCTGGAAACGGCGCGCAGTTCGACGATGGAGCTCGCACAGCGTGTCGGCGTGCAGGCCGCATGCGAAGCCTATCTGGCGCGTTTCGATGCGGCGATGACCGGCTACCGCGAGCAGCTAAGGAATCGCGGAGGCAAACCGCTGTATCTTGTCAGCGAGATCGCGCGCAATCGTGCGCTCGTGTTCGGTCCGAACAGCCTTTATCAGGAGGTACTCAGCCAATTCGGATTGAAGAATGCCTGGACCGGACAAAGCGGTCCATGGGGGCATACCAGCGTGGGTCTTGAAGTGCTCGCCGCGGTTCCGGACGCGCGGCTGATCCTGATGAGTTCGCGGGTCGCGGATATCGAAGCCCTGCTTACGTCGAGCCCGGTGCTGCGGACTTTGCCGTTCCTTCGGTCGGGACGGCTGACGGTATTGGGAAATCAATTCTTCTATGGCGGCGTGCCGGCGGCGGAGCGCTTCGCACGCCTTCTCGCCGAGCGTCTCCCGCAGGAAAACAATGAGCAAGGTTGA
- a CDS encoding alpha/beta hydrolase, whose amino-acid sequence MNKPMSLDPDIAALLEMVQLGTESGARIPFPQLTAVQARADFDASSPLLDVDPPALAFERQLSLPTRDGDAIAARLYAQREPDAQNPAPVLLYMHGGGFVVGSLDSHQPLCRGLAADSGAAVLSIGYRLAPEHKFPTAFEDAVDALAWIGREGEAAGIDAGRVAVGGDSAGGTLAAALAIEAKADRGLPRPVLQVLAYPGLSSRQTSESYNQYGSGFLLERDTVDWFFRQYLRNDSDRDDWRFAPLAAHDLSGLPPALVVLAEYDPLVDEGRDYAARLRAAGVPVDLQIYPGMIHEFLRMGNVVTDALQARAAIGQALANALRASSGRAWKDTAVEGMS is encoded by the coding sequence GTGAACAAGCCCATGAGCCTTGATCCCGATATCGCGGCGCTGCTCGAGATGGTCCAGCTCGGGACCGAGAGCGGCGCACGCATTCCGTTTCCGCAGTTGACCGCCGTACAGGCGCGAGCGGATTTCGACGCGTCCTCGCCGCTGCTCGACGTCGATCCTCCGGCGCTCGCATTTGAACGTCAACTCTCTCTGCCGACGCGCGATGGTGATGCAATTGCTGCGCGGCTGTACGCTCAGCGGGAGCCGGACGCGCAAAATCCCGCGCCTGTGCTTCTTTACATGCACGGCGGAGGTTTCGTTGTCGGCAGCCTCGATTCGCATCAGCCCTTGTGCCGCGGTCTCGCCGCCGATAGCGGCGCAGCCGTGCTGTCGATTGGCTATCGGCTTGCACCGGAGCATAAATTTCCGACGGCGTTCGAGGATGCCGTCGATGCGCTGGCCTGGATCGGGCGCGAGGGGGAAGCGGCGGGGATTGACGCCGGCCGCGTTGCGGTCGGCGGCGATAGCGCCGGCGGAACGCTTGCCGCAGCCCTTGCGATTGAAGCGAAAGCCGACAGGGGCTTGCCGCGGCCCGTCCTGCAGGTTCTTGCGTATCCCGGCCTGAGCTCGCGGCAAACATCGGAATCCTACAACCAATACGGCTCGGGCTTCCTGCTGGAGCGGGACACCGTAGATTGGTTCTTCCGGCAATACCTCCGCAACGATTCCGACCGCGACGATTGGCGCTTTGCGCCGCTGGCCGCGCACGATCTCTCGGGGTTGCCGCCGGCGCTGGTCGTGCTGGCCGAATATGACCCGCTGGTGGATGAGGGGCGCGATTATGCGGCACGGCTCCGCGCCGCCGGCGTTCCCGTCGATCTCCAGATCTATCCGGGTATGATCCATGAATTCCTGCGCATGGGAAATGTCGTGACCGATGCCTTGCAGGCGCGGGCGGCGATCGGGCAGGCCCTGGCCAATGCTCTTCGAGCCTCCAGCGGCAGGGCTTGGAAAGACACGGCGGTTGAAGGTATGTCATAA